In one window of Solanum pennellii chromosome 2, SPENNV200 DNA:
- the LOC107008684 gene encoding probable sugar phosphate/phosphate translocator At3g17430, protein MMISKELLLTYVYLLVYIVLSSGVILYNKWVLSPKYFNFPLPITLTMIHMGFSGLVAFFLIRVFKVVSPVKMTLEIYATCVIPISAFFAASLWFGNTAYLFISVAFIQMLKALMPVATFVMAVICGTDKLRCDVFLNMFLVSVGVVISSYGEIHFNVVGTVYQVTGIFAEALRLVLTQVLLQKKGLTLNPITSLYYIAPCSFIFLFIPWYLLEKPEMEVTQIQFNFWIFFSNALCALALNFSIFLVIGRTGAVTIRVAGVLKDWILIALSTLIFPESTITTLNITGYAIALCGVVMYNYLKVKDVRASQLPVDTMLDRTAKELKMEKKSSHLYLPDDNADLGGNSTKNDSSDPMVDEEAPLITSTRISHLGRSNLSS, encoded by the exons ATGATGATCAGCAAAGAGCTTTTATTGACTTACGTTTATCTCCTTGTCTATATCGTGCTTTCATCAGGAGTTATTTTGTATAACAAG TGGGTGCTTTCaccaaaatatttcaatttcccACTCCCAATTACACTTACCATGATACATATGGGCTTTTCAGGCTTAGTAGCTTTCTTTCTTATCCGTGTCTTCAAG GTGGTGTCGCCTGTCAAGATGACTCTTGAAAT ATATGCAACGTGCGTTATTCCAATCAGTGCTTTCTTTGCTGCAAGTCTTTG GTTTGGCAACACCGCATATTTGTTCATTTCAGTGGCCTTCATCCAGATGCTCAAAGCTCTGA TGCCGGTGGCCACATTTGTCATGGCTGTTATTTGTGGAACTGACAAACTAAGATGCGATGTATTCTTGAACATGTTTTTGGTCAGTGTTGGTGTTGTAATATCCTCCTATGGGGAAATTCACTTCAATGTAGTGGGCACAGTTTACCAGGTGACTGGGATATTTGCTGAGGCTCTTAGGCTGGTGTTAACTCAAGTTCTTCTCCAGAAAAAAGGATTAACACTCAATCCTATCACCAGTTTATATTACATAGCTCCATGCAG cttcatctttctttttattcCATGGTATCTTCTGGAGAAGCCTGAAATGGAAGTCACGCAGATACAAttcaatttttggattttcttttcaaatgcACTTTGTGCACTTGCTTtgaatttctcaattttcttagTGATTGGTAGAACTGGTGCTGTAACCATTCGAGTGGCTGGTGTCTTGAAAGATTGGATATTAATTGCCCTTTCAACCTTAATTTTTCCAGAGTCAACGATTACCACTCTTAACATTACAGGCTATGCCATAG CATTATGTGGTGTCGTGATGTATAACTACTTGAAGGTCAAGGACGTACGAGCATCCCAGCTTCCTGTAGATACTATGTTAGATCGAACAGCTAAG GAGCTTAAGATGGAAAAGAAGTCATCTCATCTGTACTTGCCAGATGACAATGCTGATCTTGGGGGGAACAGTACAAAGAATGACTCTTCAGATCCAATGGTGGATGAGGAAGCACCTTTAATAACATCAACTAGGATCTCTCATCTTGGGCGAAGCAACCTCTCGTCGTGA